TCTGAAAGGCAAAATGTCTGTGAGTGACATCAAGAGCCGGAAGCCTGACACTGAAGAGGCTCAGAGGGCCGGTGTGAAGTCTGTTCAGCGTGTTCCTGGAATGCAGGATCCTCTGGGCAGCTCCGTTATGAGTCCAGATGATACTTAGCAGTAACTGATGTCTGCATGGCGGCTTATCAGGATACACTGCTCTCAGGAACTACTACTTATGAAGATATGCTTCATTAAACTGAGCCACACAACCAAGGACCATTGTTGATAAAGACAGGACGACTTAGACTTGACAACACAGTTTGATACACATCATcgagctgttttttttcttctagtgGATAAATTGTATGCATTCTGAATAACTGTGGATCTgtcattgtattttgtattttttgtatttgtattttttattacaacGGTTGTATTATTTAAAGCATTGTTCTTATCTCACTGACTTTTACAACAAGTCAAAGTAGACATCGAGGTTAGCCCCTGTTCCACTAGCCTGAGTCGGatcgatggatggatggatgtatttTAGCATCTAACTGAAAGACTGAATCATGATACTACAAACCTTTACCATTTTGTCATTCTAACTTGGTCTAAAGACTTATGGCAAATGCATTGTTTAACTGAAGGTAGTGGAGCAGATATTAGCATGGGGCAGAGCCAGATGTCGTAAACATTCAGGGCTGAGACCAAAAGTAAGGAGGTTTGGGGGCATGCTCCCCCTGTGGAGATATATTTCCTATTTACGGCAGCTATTTGCTCATTTTAAAGCCATTTCGTAAGAGAATCCTACAAAACTACATTATTTTGAGGGAAAACATGATAGTTATAATATTATCCTGTAGAGCCTACATCTTATTTTGTAAGTAATTGTTCTCCAATGGTCGTTatcattctgaaaccagaacacaacaaatgttgaagATGACTCATTTTAACTCCTGCCACCTAAAGAAAGGCAAACATTGATGTTACTATTTTTAAGATGCATAATAAAGGTAGGGTACAAATTTGGCGTACACAGAATGGCTAATATGACATAATACTATGCTGGTGTAGAACTCACAGAATTAATGTTTAGCTGACAAATTTGCTACATTTGAAACTATCCCATGATAATCTTGATTGCTCTAAATGCAAATACACTTAAAGTTATACATCCTCTGAATGCCCTAGAGGTCTCTGATTTGtggttgtaatgttttttgaGGCTATGATTATCCTAGAAGTCACAAAAGATCATTTTATACAGGAacgtcaaattaaaaaaaaaaaggtctctcTACAATGCATGGCTACATTGGGGACACATTCATCACAGATGAATACAACTGAGCTCATTAAATCCATAAGAGTCTGGGCTTTCAAGTCAGACATAATACATGCAATTCTTagaaatattcaaatacacCATATTAAGAATAGGCAAAAATAACACAGTTATATTGCAAAAACACTGCATGTGGTTAGCATAAAGTGGCCACGTCTGTAAAGGGGAGACTCATAGGTACCCATGGAAACCATTTTCATGTCTTGCAAAAATGTAGCCCCCTTCCCGACAAGCTAGCATGACATGGTTGGTAGGCCTACCACTGGATTCGTTAGGTCGTCTTTTTGTCCATCTCTGGGACGGAACCCGCTACAGCCTCTGAAATAAAGTAAACTCGGCCTAAAAGATGCGGGGCTGTTCTCTACTCATCAAGGATTAGCTCTGCAGTACAGCACCTGCATGGAGACTTTAATGCTCGAGGCTACTATGCTACGGAGGATCTTTCTAGGACATTGGAAGTGTGTAAAACTGGATGTATGGGAGGGGATAGCTGGATTAATCATCTGATGTACGCAGATGATTTAATTGTTATTTCACCATATAGTGCTGGCCTACAGCAACCGCTTAGAGTCAGCTCAAACTATGAGCTAGCTACAGTATGACATCAAATTCAATGCTAAAAAGAGTGTCGTAATGATTGTCAGAACAGAAAGCTAGGCTTTCCCTCTTTTTACTTGTCAGGGCAAGACCTTAACGTGGTCACTAAAGTAAAATACTTGGGCCACATTATCAGGGACGgtttttgtgatgatgatgatgataaacaGCGGCAGTGCTGTAAATTATATGGACAAGCAAATACTCTGGCACTCAATATCGTATGTGTTCTGAAGAAGTTAAAATATCTCTTTTCAGAGCATACCGTACTCCACTGTATACAGCTCGTCTATGGTGCAGCTACATTAAAGCAAAGATAAACAAGATAAAGGTGGCAATACAATTTTGATGAAGCGTCCAAGATGGACCAGTGCTAACCATCTGTGTGGGACCTGTAATGTTCCCACCTTCCACGCTGTGCTGAGGAAGTTTATGTACAGATTTAAATGCCGAATAACCGagtcaaataatacaattataaatGCTATTATCAATGCACTTAGCGATATCCGATATTCTTCAAAACTATGGAATCACTGGAACACGCACCTGTACCTGCTTTAATTATTGAGGTTTGAAGGTTAATTTGAAGGTTTGTATGTATGTggtttttttgtgatatttttggggatcagtttgtctatatgtatttatgtttggtCTGTACctcttttgtaatgtgttgagtgtacttttttttctgtaccttgagtctgtaaataaggAAATATATGCAGGTTGTTGAAATTGCCAATTTAACGATGAGGTTGGATATATGCCTTCATTTCTTATTCTATAAAATGTCTACTCAAACTCTTAATCGACAAATTAAATTTCAAACAGATGTTTGCTGCTACTAATGACATTTGTATTAttgaggagttttttttttcctcttcacatTTTCACCACTAGAGAGAATTTACTTAGCCTTACGTTATACTGATTCTAGTCAgacccatagactgtattttagcaattacattacaatacttGATATACCGTCCATGTCGGACCCATTGGTCTATTAAGGTCCGAGCTAAATTTGGCATGTATTCAGGATTAGCCCCAGAGCAGAATAGTACTGAGTTTCTGGTTTATTTGCCTGCGGACATTCAAAATCAGTTAAccatttgtatttcatttaaccAGTTCTGTTTAGACCATTAGTACAAGAACTTCTAGATTTATGTTAATTCAAAACGTATTTGAGATGCATTGCAGTAGTATTTACCAACCTACATTTGTAGTACTCAAATCTCATTTCTGGCAAATTACCAGTTATGCAGCTACAGTTTATGTACAATGTAGAGCACCTGCACACAAAAAAGTCTTGAACTAGGAAGGCAGACTAAAATGCAGAATTTATTAAGCAGACAGAACACTAAAAAGGACATTACAACAATTTAACAGCAGAGCTTTCTAGAAGCGATATATTTAGGCCAGctcctcctcaccctcttcCTCAAACTCTCCCTCTTCTTCAGCAGTGGCATCCTGGTACTGCTGGTACTCAGACACCAGGTCGTTCATGTTGCTCTCTGCCTCTGTGAACTCCATCTCATCCATACCCTCACCGGTGTACCAGTGGAGGAAAGCTTTGCGCCTGAACATAGCTGTGAATTGCTCAGAGATGCGCTTGAACAGCTCCTGGATGGCCGTGCTGTTGCCGATGAAAGTGGCAGCCATTTTGAGGCCCCGGGGAGGAATGTCGCAGACAGCAGTCTTGACGTTGTTGGGGATCCATTCAACAAAGTAACTGCTGTTCTTGTTCTGCACGTTCAGCATCTGCTCATCCACCTCCTTCATGGACATGCGGCCACGGAAGATGGCAGCCACTGTCAGGTAACGCCCGTGACGTGGGTCGCAGGCAGCCATCATGTTCTTGGCATCAAACATCTGCTGGGTGAGCTCTGGCACAGATAGTGATCTGTACTGTTGACTGCCTCTGCTTGTGAGGGGAGCAAAGCCTGGCATGAAGAAGTGCAGACGTGGGAATGGCACCATGTTTACAGCAAGCTTACGCAGGTCAGCGTTGAGCTGTCCAGGGAACCTCAGGCAGGTGGTGACACCGCTCATGGTGGCAGAGACCAAGTGGTTGAGGTCACCGTATGAGGGGGTTGTGAGTTTGAGCGTGCGGAAACAGATGTCATACAGGGCCTCATTGTCGATACAGAAGGTCTCATCTGTGTTTTCTACAAGCTGGTGGACTGACAGCGTGGCGTTGTAGGGCTCAACAACTGTGTCAGATACTTTTGGGGAAGGCACCACGCTGAAGGTGTTCATGATGCGGTCAGGGTACTCTTCACGGATCTTGCTGATGAGCAGGGTGCCCATACCAGAGCCTGTACCACCTCCCAGAGAGTGTGTGAGCTGGAAGCCTTGAAGGCAGTCACAGCTTTCGGCCTCCTTCCTCACCACATCCAGAACAGAGTCTACAAGCTCGGCACCCTCTGTGTAGTGACCCTTGGCCCAGTTGTTGCCAGCACCACTCTGGCCTGTAAGACAAGAATCAAGATTCTGTGTCATGCATTAAGGGTGCATAATGAATAGCTGACAAgtgcacaggaaaaaaaaatgaattacttaCCAAACACGAAGTTGTCTGGTCTGAAGATCTGACCGAAAGGTCCAGAccttacagagtccatggtgcCTGGCTCCAGATCAACCAGCACAGCACGGGGTACATATTTACCACCTACAAAAGCAGGTCAAAAGGTAAGGGGAAGTAGCAAAAAATCTGTAGTTCATGCAATAACAAATCAGGGATTAGTTAGTTATTACCTGACGCTTCATTGTAGTAGACATTGATCCTGTCCAGCTGCAGGTCACTGTCACCATGGTATGTACCAGTTGGGTCAATACCGTGCTCATCACTGATCACCTcccaaaactgtaaaacaaatacaactggTTTTAGCTCCACGATAAGGCTAAGCAaatttttcaattaattatgACAGTAGGTTTTATTTACGTTCATTGGTATATATGACAGtcagtttttatgtaaaaatatggACGTTAACATTTCCCGCCGTTTGCTGACCGAACAATGGTGTTATAGCGAAATAATAACGTTACGCGAGTTCATCAACGTAACTGCCGTTAGTAAGTTACGGTTTGAATTGCTACCGTTAACTAACGGTTTTGAGTGTTGCTACAATAGACGGCCTGACGTTGAATTCACATTTTACAACTTGCccaaatttgtttaaatttttttcataCGTTTATACTCCGACACATTAAGGccataaagaaaaaaggaatcagttcaaattaaaagataaaCGGTAACTTTCACAAGGAAGTTAGCTTGTGGTTTCTAGCAAgggtagctaacgttaacgcaACGGGCACAAAGCCCCGGCTCCACCCAGAAAGCCACACAGATAACACGgcgttttttaaataaaacttaatCAATTCACAACTCGAAATCCAAATACCGGTTACTAACCTTAGCACCGATCTGGTTTCCACACTGGCCAGCTTGAAGATGCACAATTTCCCTCATTTTTCTTGCTGGAggtaggatatatatatatctatgaaTTACTTTCTCTTTGTTAATGTGCGACACAGCGGCTGAAACCTGTTTTTATAGAACAACTAGATACGCCCCCTAAACCTCAGCTCGAATGTGTATTGGATGACTTGCTAAAGCATCATCCACAGACAcaattttaaaccaatcaaacgTTCAAATGCTTATCCGCAGTGCAACATTGCGGATGCAAAACACCACCAAAGAAGACTTTTGTATCCGTCATTGGTCTAATCTACCTGCCAATCACATTCATCTCAAAAGTGTGATCTATAGGCGTTGGCCACCGCTATGCCTTCTTCATCCCTAAAGAGGAAAGAATCGACTTGTCATGATGGTGGAAAAGCGCTGCGACGGTAACAAAAGATTGTATACTGCAAAAAGACAGTGACACATTTCATTTCTTAGATCACaagaacattttgattttatcaGTTATAAGACagcaatagatagatagatagatagatagatagatagatagatagatagatagatgtttattgatcccaagaaaaatgggatattccggtgttacagcagcaaaatcagtcacaaagcacagaatataaatataaatgaaatacttggaaaaatatacaaacatacaatatacatgaaataataatatgaacaaAGTAAaggaacaaatattttaatatgtacaggatggggaaacaaaaaatgtgcaactgctcaaataatatgctaaaatgttaaaatgcatgctatactgtatgtaaatgcaaatgtaaataaaccaattgtaaATTCCTTGCTGAATACTAGTACAGCccagttttctttcttccacaGTTTCAGAGTGGGCTGCCTGTGATGTGACCTTATTATGATACATGGGTACAATGGGTGTAGGCCTATAGCATAATAGTAACAGCTATGTGGCTAAATGAAACCCAGCAATGTTATTTCCAATGAATTTTTAAGATTAAAATATCTATAGGCCTAGCAAATGAGATTAATCTTAAGGGTTTAATGTTGGGCAATTCTAGTAAGTAGCACAATAAGATTGGCCTAGGCCTAATTAATGTCTTTGTTGGACTGTTGGTGGCCAGAGGGAATGTAGGCTACAATACCGCAAAAAAGATGCTTATCTTGGCAAGACTGCCCTCTGAACCTCATCTGATGTCCCGTGCACTTTAAGTCTTCATTAGGctacattattacattaccATAAGCCTTGGTGGTTTAAATGGTAGTAATGGCAAGCTCTCGTATAAATATTTCAAAGACAGTAGGCCTTAATGGCAGAACATGCATCCTATGAGCATAAAAAGGGGCTCAGATCATAATGAAAACAGCCTGGACAGAATGAAATTACTTGATGACATAATAGTGTATCTCAAGCTGCATCATTTGCACTACTATGTGGTTTATAGCAGCCTGAACACCATTTGGAGTTTCTTTGTAATTTCCCATTAATGGAAAATAATAACCTAAAATGAAGGGCAAAGCCCTAATATTACAAGCACTTTGTTTAGTTATATCTTAGTCTATGGGCTACAACAAGGATCCATTAATGGTCCTATTTTCTTAACATGTAGCCTACCGATAAACTTCAGTGTTTGATGCTTCAAGCTTGGTGTTGctgcatgtattttatttccttttaccGGTAACAACGTTACTTGCTTACTTACAGGACTCACCCTTTACACCTCGCTCAACTTGAATGTGTAGGCCTATTGGCTGATTAGTGAAAGCATCATACAGACACTAATTTAAACTAATCAAATGTTCAAATGCGTGTCCGCTGTGCAACATGCAGATGTCAGCTGATGTAAAACACCACCAGAGAAGAAATGCTTACAAGACATTGGTCTAAACCCCAGATATATAGGCCTATGGGTTTAATCTGCCTGCAATCACATGCATCTCAAACGTGTGTCTTGTAAATCTATACTAATCTAAACCAAACAGACATTCGTCTACTTTACTCATGATGCAAGGAAGTAGCTCATCATGTTagtagaaaagaaatgtttcacAGCTCCACATTGGTGTCTATAAAAGACAGTGCGACATTTAATTTTGTCAATCaaaggaaattatttaaatttgatcAGATGGGCTAAAATACAGTCATCACAGTTAACTGCGACTCGCAGtccacaattttctttttccacagtCACCAATGGTTTTCACAGGATGGGACCTGGCCTACCTTAGCCCACTGGAAACCCCTAAACAGCCTTATGAAACCATAGACAGTAGgctaaataaaattatttattatgatATACAGTCTAGACTCTAGAGTATGTAAGACAATATTTTGTGTTACAcgttttctaaaatgttatgtttaataTACATGTGCAAATGATGGATTATCGTGTTCTATGTGCAGCATCAAGCTTCTTCAAGGTTCAAAATTCTCATTTCCTGCTGTTGACACATTAGAGTCAAATGTTGTTTACAGAGGGAATTTTGGATATCTCTTTTGTATCACTCcataaatcacaaaatattgtgtgattggccaaagtccCCTGTCACAGGTTGGATTTTCTTAAGCCTGACCACAAAAGCCAGGAAATCCAGAAGTCTTTCTCAAACCAATTATTTACAGCCTACATTATGCTGAATGATATTGTCCAAGAATGTTGTTCAACACATGACCTACCACAGC
The genomic region above belongs to Etheostoma cragini isolate CJK2018 chromosome 6, CSU_Ecrag_1.0, whole genome shotgun sequence and contains:
- the LOC117945882 gene encoding tubulin beta-1 chain-like, with the protein product MREIVHLQAGQCGNQIGAKFWEVISDEHGIDPTGTYHGDSDLQLDRINVYYNEASGGKYVPRAVLVDLEPGTMDSVRSGPFGQIFRPDNFVFGQSGAGNNWAKGHYTEGAELVDSVLDVVRKEAESCDCLQGFQLTHSLGGGTGSGMGTLLISKIREEYPDRIMNTFSVVPSPKVSDTVVEPYNATLSVHQLVENTDETFCIDNEALYDICFRTLKLTTPSYGDLNHLVSATMSGVTTCLRFPGQLNADLRKLAVNMVPFPRLHFFMPGFAPLTSRGSQQYRSLSVPELTQQMFDAKNMMAACDPRHGRYLTVAAIFRGRMSMKEVDEQMLNVQNKNSSYFVEWIPNNVKTAVCDIPPRGLKMAATFIGNSTAIQELFKRISEQFTAMFRRKAFLHWYTGEGMDEMEFTEAESNMNDLVSEYQQYQDATAEEEGEFEEEGEEELA